Below is a window of Mycolicibacterium rhodesiae NBB3 DNA.
ACGGCCAACCGCATCACGTCGATGCGCAGCTGCCGTGGTCGTACACGATCGTCACCACGTTGCCGTCGATGTCGGCCAACATCGTCGCTCAAGCCGACGCAGGCGTATCCGACCTGCGCTGCCGTGTCGTGGTGGACGGCCGGGTGCGCGACGACCGCAGCACCGACGAGTACAAGCCCTTCATCTACTGCCTGGTGAAATCGGTATGAGCAACCCGCAGTCGGCGCCGAAGCGCACCATCGTCGCCCGCACGATCCGGACGCTGGCGGTACCGATCATCATCGGCTGGGTGCTGTTGGCCGCCGTACTGGCCGTGGTCTCGCCACCGCTCGACAAGGTCGCCGACGAGCATTCGGTGTCGATGAGCCCGAAGGACTCCATCGCCTTCCAGGGCATGATGAACATCGGCAAGGTGTTTCACGAATTCGACTCCGACTCAACGGCAATGGTCGTCATCGAGGGGCAGGACAAGCTCGGCGACAGTGCCCACCAGTACTACAACGAGATCCTGGCGAAACTCAGGGCCGATCACGAACACATTCAGTTCGCCCAGGACTTCTGGGGGGACCCCCTGACCGCGGCGGGCGTGCAGAGTCCCGACGCCAAGGCCGCCTATGTGCAGGTGTTCCTGACCGGTGCGCAGGGCACCACGCCCAGCCACGAGTCGGTGGCGGCGGTACGCGAGATCGTGGATTCGGTGCCTGCGCCCCCAGGAGTTCAAGCCCACGTCGCGGGTAACGCCGTGCTCGTTGCCGACACCAGCATCGCCGGTCATAAGAGCCTGGCGATCATGGCGCTGGTCTCGATCGGTGTGATCCTGATCATGCTGCTCATCGTCTACCGGTCCATAGTCACCGCCCTCATCGCGCTGGTGATGGTCGGTATCGAACTGTTTGCCGCACAAGGTGTTACCGCGACAGCGGGCAACCTCAACATCATCGGGCTCACGCCGTACGCGGTCAGCATGGTCACGATGCTCGTCATCGCCGCAGGCACCGACTACGTCATCTTTCTGCTCGGCCGATATCACGAAGCCAGGTCAAGGGGACTCGACCGCGTCGATGCGTACTACGAGGCCTACGAAGGCGTCTGGCACGTCATCCTCGGCTCCGGATTGACGATCGCCGGTGCATGCATGTGCCTGTCGTTCACGACGCTGCCGTACTTCACCAGCATGGCGCTGCCCTGCGCGATCTCACTGCTGGTGGTCGTCGCGGCGGCGCTGACGCTGGCACCGGCGATCCTGGTCGTCGGATCCCGGTTCGGCCTGCTCGATCCCAAACGCGAACTCTCGACGCGCGGTTGGCGCAAAGTCGGCACGGTGGTGGTCCGCTGGCCCAAGCCGATCATCGTTGCTACGTCGGTCGTTGCGGTCGTCGGGTTCGTCGCCCTGATGACGTACGTGCCGCAGTACAACGACGACAAGTTCACCCCGGCCGACCTGCCCTCGAACATCGCCATGGGCGTCGCCGAGCAGCACTTCTCGAAGGCCCGGATGAATCCAGAGCTGCTGATGCTGGAAGCCGATCACGACCTGCGCAATCCGGCCGACATGCTCATCATCGACCGAGTTGCCAAGAGCGTCTTCCATCTTCGCGGTATCGAACGAGTACAGACCATCACCCGGCCGCTCGGCGCTCCGATCGAACACAGTTCCATACCGTTCCAGATCGCCATGCAGAACTCGGCGACATTGCAGACGGCCAAGTACAACAACGACAACACCGCGCAGATGCTCGAACAGGCCGACGAGCTGAGTAAGACCATCGCCAACATGCAGCGCATGTACGAGATCACCAGGCAGATCGTGGGAGTGACCCACGATATGACGGCGCGAACGCACGACATGGTGAACACCACCAACGAATTGCGCGACCACATAGCGGATTTCGATGACTTCTTCCGTCCGATCCGTAACTACTTCTACTGGGAACCGCACTGCTACAACATCCCGGTCTGCTTTTCTTTGCGGTCGCTGTTCGACTCGCTCGACGGGATCGATCAGCTCGCGGGCAAGCTCGAGGGACTCAGCGGCGACATCGACCAGCTGGACCAGTTGATGCCGCAGATGCTCGACGTCCTTCCGCCGACCATCGAATCCATGAAGACCATGCGGGATTTCATGCTGTCGACGCACAGCACCATGGCCGGCATCCAGAAGCAGATGCAGGAGTCGGCCGAAGGCTCGACGATGATGGGCAACTACTTCGATCAGGCCAAGAACGACGACTCGTTCTACCTCCCGCCAGAGGTGTTCCAGAACCCCGACTTCGAACGCGGTTTGAAGATGTTCGTCTCACCCGACGGCAAAGCCGTGCGGATGATCATCACGCATCAGGGGGATCCGGCCTCCGTCGACGGGATCACGCACGTGGCGGGCATCAGGGACACCGTCGCGGATGCGACGAAGGGCACCCCGTTGGAGAACGCCAAGGTGTCGCTGGCGGGAACGGCATCGCTGTACGCCGATATGCAGAACGGGGTGAAAACCGATCTGCTGATCGCCTGCATCGCGTCGATGATCCTGATCTTCGCGATCATGCTGTTGATCACGCGCAGCGTCGTCGCCGCGTTGGTCATCGTCGGGACGGTCGCGGCGTCATTGGGCACCGCGTGCGGACTGTCCGTGCTGCTGTGGCAGGACATCCTGGGGCTGGGCGTGCAGTGGATCGTCATCCCGCTGTCGGTGGTGATCCTGTTGGCCGTCGGTTCCGACTACAACCTGCTCGTGGTGTCTCGGCTCCGGGAGGAGATCCATGCCGGTCTGAACACCGGCATCATTCGCGGCATGGGTGCCACCGGGCGCGTGGTCACCGCGGCGGGTCTGGTGTTCGCGTTCACGATGATGTCGATGATCGTGTCCGAACTGCGTGTGGTGGGTCAGCTGGGTATGACGATCGGCATCGGCCTGTTGGTCGACACACTGATCGTGCGGTCCTTCATGACCCCGTCGATCGCGGCCGCGCTCGGCCGGTGGTTCTGGTGGCCGCTGAACACGTTCCGGATTGTCGACCGGTACCGCCGACCCGGTGCGGGCGAATACCGCACCGATCGCGCATCCGGCGACGCAGTGAAAACCTAGGCTTGCAGGCGATGTCGGAATCGAGACTGCGTCAACGCACGGAGGGTCGGCTGGACCGCAGCCGTGATCCGGCGATCCTCAATGCGGCGCTGGCGGCGCTCAAGGAGCACGGGTACGACGCGACCAACATGAACGACATCGCCGCGCAGGCGGGGGTGGGCAAGGCCGCGATCTACCGGCGCTGGTCGTCGAAGGCTGCCCTGATGGCCGACGCTCTCGTGTACTGGCGACCCGACCTGCTCGACAACAGCGCTCCGGACACCGGGAGCCTGCGCGGCGATTTCGACGAGTTGGTCGAGCGCGTCAAGCGCAATGACGATTCTCTGGTCTCCACGGAAATGATCCTGCGCGTCGCGGTGGAGGCGTCCAACGACCCCGAACTCGCCGCCGCACTCGACGACCTCATGTTGTTGCGCGGCCGTCGCGTCTTCTCGGCGATTCTGCAGCAGGCTGCCGCACGCAAAGAGATTCCGGCCGACCGCGACTACTCACTGGTCGCCGACGTCGCCACCGCGATGAGTCTGCTGCGGGTGACCCGTGGGGAGCACGTCGATGCCGCCTTCGTGCGGCAGGTGATCGACACGCTGGTGATACCTGCCGTCATGCACTGACCTCAGCGCGCCAACGGCGCCACGGCCGCGAGCGGATCACCGGAGTAGGCGCCGGCCTCGACCGTGATGTCGCCGCCGTCGAACACGAAGCCGTCCGCCGTCCAACGCTGCAGTGGCCGGATCGAGCAGTCGACCGTGACGGAGACGCGCTCTCCCGCCGGCACCGGAACCGGGGTGAATCCGACGAGGTGGCGAACGGGTTGTCCATCGACGGTGCGCACCGCGTAGACCTGGACGACGTGGCGGCCGCCACGATCGCCGGTGTTGGTGACCGTGACGTGCGCGGCGAAGCGCTCGCCGTCCACCGCACCGAGTGTCAGGTCCGTCGTGGTGAATGTCGTGTAGCCGAGTCCGAATCCGAGCGGGTACGCCGCCTGCACGCCATCGTGATCGAGTTTGCGCTGCCCCCACCACCGTTCGTAGGTGACCGTATGCGCGCGCCAATCAACCTGCGGCAGATCCGATTGCTGCACCGGTGTCGCGAACGGCATCCTGCCGGCAGGCTCGGCATCGCCGAGCAGGACGTCGGCAAGTGCGCGGCCACCCTCCATCCCGGGATACCAGGCCATCAGTAACGCGGCGACATCCTTGTCCCACGGATCGACGACGACGGTGCCTCCCGAGATGACGATGACCACAGTGCGCGGATTGGCGGCGGAGACGGCGCGGATGAGGGCCACGTCTTCGTCGTGTAGACGAAGATCGGAACGGTCGCCGCCGAAGGTCCACCAGCGTTGCGAGAAGTTGAACACCGCACTGACGAGCTGGGCGACCCGTGGCCGGCGCATGATTCCGCCGAACAACGCCATCGTGTCGGGGCCCAGAGCGATCAACGCCTCCCCCTCATCCTTTGGCGTCAGGCCGACGACGACCACCGCGACATCAGCGTGGCCGGCGTCTGTGACCACGCGGTGGCTTCCGAGACGTTCACGCAGACCCTGCAACACCGAGACGGTCGTCGGGGGCTTGACGTTCGACGATCCGGTGTCGCCCAGGTTCGGTCGGTCGGCGAGTCGGCCGAGCACCGCGACGCGTTGCAGCGTCTGCTCGGCTAGCGGCAACAACGTTGTGCCGCCGATACTTTCGTTGCGCAGCAGCACCGTGGCCCGGTGGGCCACCTCGCGCGCCAATGCGCGGTGATCAGCGCCTGCCACCACCGATCGCGCCGGAGTCGGCCGGGCACGCGCGGCGAACTCGATCTGGGTGCGCAGGATCCGGGCGCCGGCGGTGCGGACGTCCGCGCGGCTCAGCTCGCCCGAGCGCAACGCCGCGGGCAGCGCGTGGGCACGCTGCTGCCGAAACGGCATCTCCACGTCCTGGCCGGCTGCGACGGATTTCACCGGATCGCGCAGACCCCAGACCCAGTCGGTATGCACGAAACCGGCGAATCCCCAACGCTCGCGGAGGATCTCGGTCAGCAGGTGCCGATTCTGGCCCGCCCATTCCCCGTTGACCGAGTTGTACGCACTCATCACTGAATCCACACTCTCGGCGGTCCGTCGGAAATGCGGCAGGTATCGCTCGTGGAGCACGTCCTCTGGCACGCGGACGTCGACCTGAAATCGAGCTTCCTCCATCGAGTTGAGCGCGAAGTGCTTCACGCTCGTGATCACCCATGGTTTCGCACCTTCGATGGCCGCACTGCCCATTTCGCCGAGCAGCACCGGATCTTCGCCGTAGGACTCCTGGACGCGACCCCAACCGGGAAACGGCGCGACGTTGATGCAGAGACCACCCCAGAAGTTGGCGCCAAGAGCACGCGCCTCGGCCCCGATGGCCGCGGCGACGCGTCGTTCCATTTCGACGTCCCAGGTGGCGGCTCGCGCGATGGCGACGGGGAAACTCGTCGACGGAGAGATCCCGACGCCGCGCGGACCGTCGGTGAACCGCAACCCCGGGATGCCGATGCGGTCGATGCGGCCCGCGGTGACGGCGAGGAAGTTCGTCTGCGTGCGCACACCGTGCACGACGGACTCGATCAGCGCCCTATCGCCGTCGAGCAGCCACAGCAGCTCCGAATCGGTCAGCAGACTCAGCAGTTCGGTGGCGGCGTCGTCGGAGCTCTTGTCGCCGCGGCGGACCGCGTCCACGGCATCGTCGAAGACTGTCATCGGCGACCGAACTCCTCGGCGACGATTGCCACAAAGCGGTCGACGTCATCGGGTGTGGAGTCCCACGCGGTCATCCAGCGGACCTCGCCGCGGGCACGGTCCCAGTCGTAGAACCGCGCGCGCTCGCGGATGCGGTCGGCGATCTCTGTCGGCAGCGTCGCGAAGATCGCGTTGGCCTGGCTGTCCTGGGTGAAGGCCAGGCCGGTCAGTGTGCCGTCGGCCACGCCCGTTTCGAGCGCTGTGCGCAGGCGCTGTGCCATCGCGTTCGCGTGGGCCGCGCTGCGCAGGCCTAGATCACCGTCGAACAGTGCGAGCAACTGGGCTGAGGCGAAGCGCATCTTGCTGGCGAGCTGCATCGTCATCTTGCGCAGGAACACCAGCCCGGACGAGCGCTCGGGATCGAGCACCACCACGGCCTCGGCGCCGAGCAGTCCGTTCTTGGTGCCGCCGAGGCTGAGGATGTCGACCCCCGCGTCCGTGGTGAACTCGCGGAAACCCACGCCGAGTGCCGCCGCCGCGTTCCACAGCCGGGCACCGTCCATGTGGACCGCCATGCCGTTGTGGTGCGCGAAGTCACAGAGTGCGCGCACGTCGTCCGGCGTGTAGACGGTGCCCAGTTCGGTGGCCTGCGTGATGCTCACCGCCAGTGGCTGAGCGCGGTGCTCGTCGCCCCACCCCCACGCTTCGTGCGCGACCAACTCGGGTGTCAGCTTGCCGTCCGGGGTTCCAACGGTGAGCAATTTGAGACCGGTCATTCGTTCCGGGGCACCGGCCTCGTCGGTGTGGATATGTGCGGTCGTCGCTGTCACGACGGCGCCCCAGCGGGGCAACACGCTGGTGAGGGCGACGACGTTGGCTCCTGTGCCGTTGAAGACGGGGAAGGTTTCGGCACGTTCACCGAAGTGTGAGCGGATCACCTCGGCCAGCTTGGCGGTGTACACGTCTGCGCCGTAGGCGGCCTGGTGCCCGCCGTTGGCGGCGGCGAGGGCGGCCAACACCTCGGGGTGCACACCTGCGTAGTTGTCGCTCGCGAAGGCGCGCCAGTCGGGATCGTGCAGCGGGGATATCGACACACGTCGATCCTGCACCCGATGATGACCATGCGCGGATCTGCACACCTAGAGAAGGCGTTTGTGTTGGGCGGTGCGCCGCCACCACGGCACGTCGGAACGATGCGGCGCCGGCGCCTGTGCAGGGGCACGTTCGGGACCCACCTGCACACCGAGATCGGCGAGCAGGTCGGCGACGTGCGCGCCGATGCCCAGCGAGGCCGTCAACCCCGTGGAGCGAATCGCGGCGACGTTGACCAGTCGCGGACAAGCGGCGGAGGGGCCGATGACGTAGTTGACGTCACGCCCCGCCGGGCGAAGGCCCGCGTAGCTCGCCACGGGGTCCAGGCCGTCGAGTGCCGGGAACCGTGCGACGGCGTTGTGAAGAACCTCACGCGCCGCCGCGGGGCGGACGGACCAGTCGTCCTTGTCGTCCAGGTCCACGGCGGTGGGCCCGGCGACAACGCGGCCGTCGAGGGTGGGAAAGACGAGCACACCCTTGGTTCGCTTGGTGGGGACGGGCAACAGGATGTGGTCCAGCGTTGCGCCGCGAGGTAACTCGAAGACGAAGAACTCGCCCTTTCGCGGATAGATCTCGAACGAATGGTCGCCGACCAGTCGGGCGATCGTGTCGGCCTGCAGCCCTGCGCAATTCACCGCCACGACGCATGTGAGTCGCCCGCCGTCGACGAGTCGCAGCGTCAGTCCAGCGGAATCCTGGTCGATACCGTCGACAGCGCAGTCGGTCTTTATCGTTGCGCCGGCGCGGACGGCGGCATTTCCCAGTGCCAGCGTGTAGGCCACGGGGTCTGTGACTGATTCGTCGGGGACGACCAGCGCACCGTCATCCGGACGGATGTCGACAGTGACCCCGTTGCGCCGAGCATTCTCGGCGAGTTCTGCGACCGTGGCGCGTTCAGCATCGTTGTGGGGCAACAGTTCCGCACCGCACCGCAGCACCGGGATGCTGAGTGCCGCCAGAACGTGGTCGCGCAGCGCCGCGGCACGCAGGATCAATACGGTCTCGAGTTCGCCTGGAGTGGAGTCGAATCCGGTGTGCAATATGCCGGAGTTCGTGCCGCTCGCTCCGTATCCCAACGCCTCCTCGGCTTCGAGGAGGACGGTATCGACGCCGCGGTGGGCGAGGGTGTAGAGCACAGCGGCTCCGACGACACCGCCGCCGATGACGGCGACCACGGTCTGAGTCATGAAGATCTCCTCGGGTGAGTTGTCAGACGGCGTCGACAGCAGCGTTCCAGCGTCCGCGGAAATCGGCTGCCTGTTCGGCGGACCAGCGCGGGGCGTAGATCACGCTGGGCTTCCACCGGACGACGGCATCGGCCAGTGCGAGGTGAGTGTCAACGGCCGTCCGTGCCAGCGCGGCGGCACCAAGAGCGGTGGCATGCGCGGAGGGGTAGACCTCGATCTCGATCTGCATCAGATCGGCGACCGATTGCATGAGGGTTCTGCACTGGGTGAGTCCACCGTCCACCCGCAAACGGGTCAGCGGCCGGCCGAGATCCTCGGCGACACAGGTTCCGAGCTCGGCGATTTGCGCGGCAATGCCCTGCAGGATGGCGACGACCAGATGCCCGACCGTGGTCGACAGCGTCATCCCGGTGACCGACGCCTTGGCGTCCGGCCGCCACCAGGGCGCCGCGAGCCCGGCCAGCGCGGGTACGGCGAGAACCCCGGCAGAGTCCTCGGCGGCGACCGCATCCATGTCGGCGGCCGTAGTGATGTAACCCAGCTCCTCCATCCAGCGCACCGCCGACGCCGCGGTGTAGACCTGCCCGTCGACGCAGTACGTGGTCTCGTCGCGAACCCGCCAGGCGACAGACGCCGATAGGCCCGCAGTGGAGCGGGTCGCGGTCGTTCCGGTGTTGGCAAGCAGAAAGGCGCCGGTGCCGAAGGTGCACTTGGCTTCTCCACGTCGCAGGCAACCCTCGCCGATCAACGCGGCCTGCTGGTCAACGACCAGCCCACCGACCAGCGCGCTCTCCCCGAACACCGTCGTCGTCCCGACCACGGCGTCGCAGGCGACGATGTGCGGAAGGCGTTCGTCACCGAGGCCGAACAACTCGAGCAGTCCGGTGTCCCAAGTGGCGCTGTCCAAATCGGTCACCAGAGACCTGCTGGCTGTCGCGGCGTCGGTGACGAACTCACCGGTCAACTGGTGGAGCAGCCAGCTGTCGGAGGTGGTGACGACCCCCTCACGAGTCACATTGCGGCGCAGCCAAGCCTGCTTCGGAGCGGAGAAATACGGGTCGAGCACAAGCCCCGTCCGCCGGGCGAAGACGTCCCGGTGCTCGGCCAGCTCAGCGCATAGACCCTCGGCCCGGCGGTCCTGCCACACGATCATGTTCGACAGGGGTCGGCCGCTGTCCGGGTCCCATGCGAGTACGGTCTCGCCCTGGTTGGCGATGGTGACGACGTCGATCGGCACCCCGGCTTTCGAGACGGCGGCGCGGCCGGCGCCGACCACGGAGGCGAGCAGTTCGCGCGGGTCCTGTTCGACACCTCCCCCGGGAAGGTACTGAGGGCGGACCGGCTGCTCGGAAAGACCGAGCAGGTTCCCATCACCGTCGACGACGACGGCCTTGGTGCCAGAGGTGCCTTGGTCGATGGCGAGCACAGTGGGCATCGGGCTCCGCCTTTCTCTTGGACTCTTCACGCTTAGCAGATACGGCGTGGCGGTGCCGATGACATTGCCGGGCGTCGGAGGTCTACGTGAGTATGGAGACCGTGCCGTTTTCCGCAGACCTTCCGGTCATGCCGCCGCTCGAGCCGATGCTCGCCAAAGCGCAGGCCAAGGTGCCCGACGAGCCAGGGGTGTGGTCCTACGAGCCCAAATGGGACGGCTTCCTTCACTGGACTTGTCAAAGGTTGTTAAGGGGAGCCGCAGTCCATCTGGCGGGTGGTTTGCTTCCGTCAGCGGCTTGGCCCCATCACTCCGTGACCCATACCGGGACCCATCATTCCGTGACCCATGCCAGGTCCCATCATCCCGCCGCCCATCATTCCGCTCATCATCGCCGGCATCCCTTCGACGACGAATCCGGTGACTTCGCGGGCGTGTTCGCGAATGGCGTTGGTCAGTTCTGGGTCGCTGGAGGTTTCGACCACCACCACGCCGCTGGGTGTGAGCGTGATCTGACGTTGATAATCGGCAGCGCGGCGGAACAGGGTGGGCAGGCTTGAGCTCATGCAGGTGACTTCACTGCCCTGATCGAGGTGGGTGTACATCGATGAGACGTGGGCCTGCAGTTCGGTGACGAGGTCGGCGGAGTCGGATTCGGTGGTGGTGCGCACGCCTCCGGGAATCTCTTCCACGCTGCGTCGAAGCTCCTGATGCCGCATGAACATGTTCATGTAGGCGCGCATGTCCATGCCGGTCGCGCCACCCATCCCGGGTTGGGCACGGCTGATTGGTATGTCGATAATGTTGCGCAAGACATACCCCAGGCCGAAGAGGGCCCCACCGGTGGCGAGCATTCTCAGCGCCGCTCGCCTGCTCATTCCGGTCATTTCCGATGATCCCTTCGCGTGCTCGACGTGTGCCGTGACAATCGCGTTGTGGGCGAACGCGCGGTGCGAGTTGCGTCCGTCTTGGGGCTATGGCGGCTTCGTGGCCGACGATGGCCGACTCGACGAGACAACGTGAAATTGCTGCCGTCGCAGCGTGAACCTGTGCTTGTGCGCTACGGCCGAGGTGTGGTTGGAGTGGTTGTCGGCGGCTGCGACTGGCCGGGCCCCAAGGGG
It encodes the following:
- a CDS encoding RND family transporter, which translates into the protein MSNPQSAPKRTIVARTIRTLAVPIIIGWVLLAAVLAVVSPPLDKVADEHSVSMSPKDSIAFQGMMNIGKVFHEFDSDSTAMVVIEGQDKLGDSAHQYYNEILAKLRADHEHIQFAQDFWGDPLTAAGVQSPDAKAAYVQVFLTGAQGTTPSHESVAAVREIVDSVPAPPGVQAHVAGNAVLVADTSIAGHKSLAIMALVSIGVILIMLLIVYRSIVTALIALVMVGIELFAAQGVTATAGNLNIIGLTPYAVSMVTMLVIAAGTDYVIFLLGRYHEARSRGLDRVDAYYEAYEGVWHVILGSGLTIAGACMCLSFTTLPYFTSMALPCAISLLVVVAAALTLAPAILVVGSRFGLLDPKRELSTRGWRKVGTVVVRWPKPIIVATSVVAVVGFVALMTYVPQYNDDKFTPADLPSNIAMGVAEQHFSKARMNPELLMLEADHDLRNPADMLIIDRVAKSVFHLRGIERVQTITRPLGAPIEHSSIPFQIAMQNSATLQTAKYNNDNTAQMLEQADELSKTIANMQRMYEITRQIVGVTHDMTARTHDMVNTTNELRDHIADFDDFFRPIRNYFYWEPHCYNIPVCFSLRSLFDSLDGIDQLAGKLEGLSGDIDQLDQLMPQMLDVLPPTIESMKTMRDFMLSTHSTMAGIQKQMQESAEGSTMMGNYFDQAKNDDSFYLPPEVFQNPDFERGLKMFVSPDGKAVRMIITHQGDPASVDGITHVAGIRDTVADATKGTPLENAKVSLAGTASLYADMQNGVKTDLLIACIASMILIFAIMLLITRSVVAALVIVGTVAASLGTACGLSVLLWQDILGLGVQWIVIPLSVVILLAVGSDYNLLVVSRLREEIHAGLNTGIIRGMGATGRVVTAAGLVFAFTMMSMIVSELRVVGQLGMTIGIGLLVDTLIVRSFMTPSIAAALGRWFWWPLNTFRIVDRYRRPGAGEYRTDRASGDAVKT
- a CDS encoding TetR/AcrR family transcriptional regulator — protein: MSESRLRQRTEGRLDRSRDPAILNAALAALKEHGYDATNMNDIAAQAGVGKAAIYRRWSSKAALMADALVYWRPDLLDNSAPDTGSLRGDFDELVERVKRNDDSLVSTEMILRVAVEASNDPELAAALDDLMLLRGRRVFSAILQQAAARKEIPADRDYSLVADVATAMSLLRVTRGEHVDAAFVRQVIDTLVIPAVMH
- a CDS encoding glycoside hydrolase family 3 protein, giving the protein MTVFDDAVDAVRRGDKSSDDAATELLSLLTDSELLWLLDGDRALIESVVHGVRTQTNFLAVTAGRIDRIGIPGLRFTDGPRGVGISPSTSFPVAIARAATWDVEMERRVAAAIGAEARALGANFWGGLCINVAPFPGWGRVQESYGEDPVLLGEMGSAAIEGAKPWVITSVKHFALNSMEEARFQVDVRVPEDVLHERYLPHFRRTAESVDSVMSAYNSVNGEWAGQNRHLLTEILRERWGFAGFVHTDWVWGLRDPVKSVAAGQDVEMPFRQQRAHALPAALRSGELSRADVRTAGARILRTQIEFAARARPTPARSVVAGADHRALAREVAHRATVLLRNESIGGTTLLPLAEQTLQRVAVLGRLADRPNLGDTGSSNVKPPTTVSVLQGLRERLGSHRVVTDAGHADVAVVVVGLTPKDEGEALIALGPDTMALFGGIMRRPRVAQLVSAVFNFSQRWWTFGGDRSDLRLHDEDVALIRAVSAANPRTVVIVISGGTVVVDPWDKDVAALLMAWYPGMEGGRALADVLLGDAEPAGRMPFATPVQQSDLPQVDWRAHTVTYERWWGQRKLDHDGVQAAYPLGFGLGYTTFTTTDLTLGAVDGERFAAHVTVTNTGDRGGRHVVQVYAVRTVDGQPVRHLVGFTPVPVPAGERVSVTVDCSIRPLQRWTADGFVFDGGDITVEAGAYSGDPLAAVAPLAR
- a CDS encoding threonine aldolase family protein yields the protein MSISPLHDPDWRAFASDNYAGVHPEVLAALAAANGGHQAAYGADVYTAKLAEVIRSHFGERAETFPVFNGTGANVVALTSVLPRWGAVVTATTAHIHTDEAGAPERMTGLKLLTVGTPDGKLTPELVAHEAWGWGDEHRAQPLAVSITQATELGTVYTPDDVRALCDFAHHNGMAVHMDGARLWNAAAALGVGFREFTTDAGVDILSLGGTKNGLLGAEAVVVLDPERSSGLVFLRKMTMQLASKMRFASAQLLALFDGDLGLRSAAHANAMAQRLRTALETGVADGTLTGLAFTQDSQANAIFATLPTEIADRIRERARFYDWDRARGEVRWMTAWDSTPDDVDRFVAIVAEEFGRR
- a CDS encoding NAD(P)/FAD-dependent oxidoreductase yields the protein MTQTVVAVIGGGVVGAAVLYTLAHRGVDTVLLEAEEALGYGASGTNSGILHTGFDSTPGELETVLILRAAALRDHVLAALSIPVLRCGAELLPHNDAERATVAELAENARRNGVTVDIRPDDGALVVPDESVTDPVAYTLALGNAAVRAGATIKTDCAVDGIDQDSAGLTLRLVDGGRLTCVVAVNCAGLQADTIARLVGDHSFEIYPRKGEFFVFELPRGATLDHILLPVPTKRTKGVLVFPTLDGRVVAGPTAVDLDDKDDWSVRPAAAREVLHNAVARFPALDGLDPVASYAGLRPAGRDVNYVIGPSAACPRLVNVAAIRSTGLTASLGIGAHVADLLADLGVQVGPERAPAQAPAPHRSDVPWWRRTAQHKRLL
- a CDS encoding FGGY family carbohydrate kinase codes for the protein MPTVLAIDQGTSGTKAVVVDGDGNLLGLSEQPVRPQYLPGGGVEQDPRELLASVVGAGRAAVSKAGVPIDVVTIANQGETVLAWDPDSGRPLSNMIVWQDRRAEGLCAELAEHRDVFARRTGLVLDPYFSAPKQAWLRRNVTREGVVTTSDSWLLHQLTGEFVTDAATASRSLVTDLDSATWDTGLLELFGLGDERLPHIVACDAVVGTTTVFGESALVGGLVVDQQAALIGEGCLRRGEAKCTFGTGAFLLANTGTTATRSTAGLSASVAWRVRDETTYCVDGQVYTAASAVRWMEELGYITTAADMDAVAAEDSAGVLAVPALAGLAAPWWRPDAKASVTGMTLSTTVGHLVVAILQGIAAQIAELGTCVAEDLGRPLTRLRVDGGLTQCRTLMQSVADLMQIEIEVYPSAHATALGAAALARTAVDTHLALADAVVRWKPSVIYAPRWSAEQAADFRGRWNAAVDAV